The following proteins come from a genomic window of Malus domestica chromosome 02, GDT2T_hap1:
- the LOC139191321 gene encoding uncharacterized protein produces MTTWFLGPEPTSWWRHESYQMTPEVVADWEVFKQLYWKRFIPYEYIDHKKQEFTHLKQGKMLANEYYRKFTDLSRYDPEVAANPVEMLRRFRLGTKEKWRFIATLTPCATYQEFYEVLLQIENSENMPCESEDEEEKNVNLRRDDKGKAQTSQGARKTHNFKRSGGSSSSSSGGLSSNMQMRGGRFTGGPRFQRQRYLSGSGEAAVDATLVDRWVIGLLNAFRIISKCPNSLPYHHLRQPSKLQDIVVMPRLDDEVLIIIRVTPLLIPHDNISTFRTLSIREVVCHINLIQPVDLNGTKGDSLSRVLIDCGATNSVISHTFAQVTQSYHTPLGYDLEFSMPRWDKCFVDRVYPGSPVMVKYVMPANLMPLDIMDFDVILGTDWLHYNRAKIDCYGKTITFHRPGLPEVTFVGEPSGVRHGVISAMNIWLM; encoded by the exons ATGACTACTTGGTTTTTGGGTCCGGAGCCtacatcctggtggagacaTGAGTCATATCAGATGACACCAGAGGTTGTAGCGGATTGGGAAGTGTTTAAACAGTTGTATTGGAAAAGGTTCATTCCTTATGAGTACATTGATCAcaagaaacaagagtttaccCATTTGAAGCAAGGAAAGATGTTAGCAAATGAGTACTATAGGAAGTTCACTGATTTGTCTCGATAtgatccggaggttgctgctaatccagTTGAGATGCTTCGTCGTTTCAGGTTGGGTACTAAGGAGAAATGGCGTTTTATAGCGACATTGACTCCCTGTGCCACTTACCAGGAATTTTATGAGGTTTTACTGCAGATTGAGAACTCAGAGAACATGCCTTgtgaaagtgaggatgaggaagaaaagaatgTGAACCTAAGgcgagatgataaaggtaaagcGCAAACATCTCAGGGAGCTCGTAAGACCCACAATTTTAAGAGAAGTGGTGgcagttccagctcttctagtgGAGGTTTGAGCTCTAATATGCAgatgagaggtggtagatttactGGAGGCCCTAGATTTCAGAGGCAGAGATATTTAAGTGGTTCAG GAGAGGCAGCGGTGGATGCTACACTTGTGGATAGATGGGTCATAGGACTGCTCAATGCCTTCAGAATCATCAGTAAATGCCCCAACAGCCTTCCTTACCACCACCTGCGCCAACCTAGCAAGCTTCAGGATATAGTGGTTATGCCCAGACTGGACGATGAGGTGCTTATCATTATCAGGGTGACGCCGCTCCTTATACCTCATGACAATATCAGTACTTTCAGGACCCTCAGTATCAGGGAGGTTGTATGTCATATTAACCTTATTCAGCCGGTGGATCTCAATGGTACCAAGGGGGACAGCCTCAGCAG agtattgattgattgtggtgctacgaattctgttatttctcatacatttgctcaagtgacgcaATCTTATCATACACCCctaggatatgatttagagttttctatgcctagatGGGATAAATGTTTTGTAGATCGAGTATATCCAGGAAGCCCAGTGATGGTGAAGTATGTTATGCCGGCTAATCTTATGCCGTtagatattatggattttgatgttattttaggcactgattggttgcactataatcgtgccaagatagattgttatggaaagacaatcacttttcatcgtcctggattacctgaagttacatttgtaggagaaCCTAGCGGagtgaggcatggtgttatttctgccatgaatatttggctcatgtga